In the genome of Hymenobacter cellulosivorans, one region contains:
- a CDS encoding amino acid permease gives MSSFSNLFRRKDIGAILQNPPADVEGHGHGSLERNLSVRDLTALGIAAVIGAGIFSTIGNASHDGGPAVSLLFVFTAIACAFSALCYAQFAATIPISGSAYTYAYASFGELTAWIIGWALIMEYAVGNIVVAISWSDYFTGLMEGIGVHIPAYLTMGTQSAYKGYHEVLELMQNGKPLTDVAPATLEAYKTWNTAPALFGDFRLVCDLPAFLITVLITAVVYVGIKESKTASNLLVLLKLIVVAVVIAVGVFYVQPANWTPFAPNGISGVLKGVSAVFFAYIGFDAISTTAEECKNPQRDLPRAMIYALIICTILYVIITLVLTGMVSYKELGVGDPLAFVFEKVGLPQLAGVVAVSAIFAMASVLLVFQIGQPRIWMSMSRDGLLPPIFGRVHPKFHTPSFSTIVTGFFVGVPALLLNMDLVIDLTSIGTLFAFALVCGGILILDPHGTSEARFKVPYINGQFLLPLLMLIGIVLLFVYNGEAVGEMGRIVGGAEGLEGFQHYIPMLVFFGFCIYLTVASVRRRLSLLPTLGLLTNLYLMTQLGINNWLLFFGWLIIGLALYFNYGYKHSKLNAGLTANNRPPVIR, from the coding sequence ATGAGTTCTTTCTCGAATCTGTTTCGCCGCAAGGATATCGGCGCTATTCTACAAAACCCGCCCGCCGATGTGGAAGGCCACGGCCACGGCAGCCTGGAGCGCAACCTCTCGGTGCGCGACCTGACGGCCCTGGGCATTGCCGCCGTCATTGGGGCCGGCATCTTCAGCACCATCGGCAATGCCAGCCACGACGGTGGGCCGGCCGTGTCGTTGCTGTTTGTATTTACGGCTATTGCCTGCGCTTTTTCGGCTTTGTGCTACGCCCAGTTTGCCGCCACCATCCCGATTAGCGGCTCGGCCTACACGTATGCTTATGCCTCGTTTGGGGAGCTTACCGCCTGGATTATCGGCTGGGCCCTCATCATGGAATATGCCGTGGGCAACATCGTGGTGGCCATTTCCTGGTCCGACTACTTTACCGGGCTCATGGAGGGAATTGGGGTACACATACCGGCTTACCTAACCATGGGCACCCAAAGCGCCTATAAGGGCTACCACGAAGTGCTGGAGCTGATGCAGAACGGCAAGCCCCTGACCGACGTGGCCCCGGCTACCCTGGAAGCCTACAAAACCTGGAATACGGCCCCCGCGCTGTTCGGCGACTTCCGCCTCGTCTGCGACCTGCCCGCCTTCCTCATCACCGTCCTGATTACGGCCGTGGTGTACGTGGGTATCAAGGAATCCAAAACGGCCTCTAACCTGCTGGTACTGCTCAAGCTGATTGTGGTGGCGGTGGTTATTGCCGTGGGCGTGTTCTACGTGCAGCCCGCCAACTGGACGCCGTTTGCCCCCAACGGCATCAGCGGCGTGCTCAAGGGCGTGTCGGCCGTGTTCTTCGCCTACATCGGCTTCGACGCTATTAGCACCACGGCCGAGGAGTGCAAAAACCCCCAGCGCGACTTGCCCCGGGCCATGATTTATGCCCTGATTATCTGCACCATTCTCTACGTCATCATCACGCTGGTACTCACCGGTATGGTGTCGTATAAGGAGCTGGGCGTGGGCGACCCGCTGGCGTTTGTGTTCGAAAAAGTAGGTCTGCCCCAGCTGGCGGGCGTGGTAGCCGTCAGCGCCATTTTTGCCATGGCCTCGGTGCTGCTCGTGTTCCAGATCGGCCAGCCCCGCATTTGGATGTCGATGAGCCGCGACGGACTGCTGCCCCCCATTTTCGGCCGGGTACACCCCAAGTTTCACACGCCTTCGTTCAGCACCATCGTCACGGGCTTCTTCGTGGGCGTGCCGGCCTTGCTGCTCAACATGGACCTGGTTATCGACCTGACCTCCATCGGGACCTTGTTTGCCTTTGCCCTCGTGTGCGGCGGCATCCTGATTCTGGACCCACACGGTACTTCCGAGGCCCGCTTCAAGGTGCCCTACATCAACGGCCAGTTTCTGCTGCCGCTGCTCATGCTCATCGGCATTGTCCTGCTGTTCGTCTACAACGGCGAGGCCGTCGGTGAAATGGGCCGCATTGTGGGTGGGGCCGAGGGCCTGGAAGGCTTTCAGCACTACATCCCAATGCTGGTGTTCTTCGGCTTCTGCATCTACCTGACGGTAGCCTCGGTGCGCCGCCGCCTGTCGTTGCTGCCCACGCTGGGTTTGCTCACCAACCTGTATTTGATGACCCAGCTGGGTATCAACAACTGGTTGCTGTTCTTCGGCTGGCTCATCATTGGCCTGGCCTTGTACTTCAACTACGGCTACAAGCACAGCAAGCTGAACGCGGGCCTGACGGCCAACAACCGGCCACCGGTGATTCGATAA